A genomic stretch from bacterium includes:
- a CDS encoding DUF1778 domain-containing protein — protein sequence MRRKAVTKRESKKEGLEARLTPEQKKHIERAARIKGTSVSDFVVLSAEDAALRTIYEQQTLTLNERASEAFANALLNPAAPGGRLIAGAKRYRKRIKA from the coding sequence ATGAGACGAAAGGCTGTAACGAAAAGAGAGTCGAAGAAGGAAGGCTTGGAGGCCCGGCTAACACCGGAACAGAAAAAGCATATTGAACGCGCTGCCAGAATCAAAGGTACATCTGTGTCCGATTTCGTTGTTTTAAGCGCCGAGGACGCAGCGTTGCGCACGATTTACGAACAACAAACACTGACCTTGAATGAACGGGCGAGCGAAGCGTTTGCCAATGCTCTGCTCAATCCTGCTGCACCAGGCGGAAGACTAATAGCTGGTGCAAAGCGTTACAGGAAACGAATAAAAGCCTGA